In a single window of the Caproicibacterium sp. BJN0003 genome:
- the tsaB gene encoding tRNA (adenosine(37)-N6)-threonylcarbamoyltransferase complex dimerization subunit type 1 TsaB — MKLLAIDASAGAASACVWEEGKVLGENYINTRLTHSQTLMPMIDGVLQYTKIPLSEIDAFAVSAGPGSFTGVRIAVSSIKGIAMATGKPCISVSTLEAMAQNLLVLPCTACCVMDARCGQVYNALFSIEDGKVRRLCEDRALSIKELAEECAGLSEPLILVGDGAQLCAKSPEFIEINACLSPEPIQYQRASGVARVAAEKFLRGETVTARELQPIYLRSPQAERSLRLKNKKV, encoded by the coding sequence GTGAAATTGTTGGCAATTGATGCTTCTGCAGGGGCAGCTTCTGCCTGTGTCTGGGAAGAAGGAAAGGTACTCGGAGAAAATTATATCAATACGCGTTTGACTCATAGCCAGACCTTGATGCCGATGATTGACGGCGTTTTGCAGTATACCAAGATTCCGCTTTCTGAAATCGACGCATTTGCAGTTTCTGCTGGCCCCGGATCTTTTACCGGGGTGCGCATTGCGGTTTCCAGCATCAAGGGAATCGCTATGGCAACTGGAAAACCATGTATTTCTGTTTCAACGCTCGAAGCGATGGCACAAAATCTTTTGGTATTGCCCTGTACGGCATGCTGTGTAATGGATGCTCGCTGCGGGCAGGTTTACAATGCTCTGTTTTCCATTGAAGATGGAAAAGTACGGCGCCTTTGTGAAGATCGCGCTTTATCCATTAAAGAACTGGCAGAAGAATGCGCCGGACTGTCGGAACCATTGATCCTAGTTGGAGATGGTGCACAACTTTGTGCAAAATCGCCGGAGTTTATCGAAATTAATGCGTGCCTTTCCCCGGAACCAATTCAATATCAGAGAGCATCTGGGGTAGCGCGGGTAGCAGCAGAAAAGTTTTTACGCGGTGAAACGGTGACAGCCCGGGAACTGCAGCCAATTTATCTGCGGTCGCCTCAAGCAGAGCGCAGTTTGCGCCTAAAGAATAAAAAAGTTTGA
- a CDS encoding pyridoxamine kinase — MKKQPRVAAIHDLSGFGRCSLSIVLPVLSAAGIEACPIPTAVFSSHTGGLPGVWHQDLTEAMEGFLKQWKQLGLTFDAIYVGFLGSEKQISVVKEFLQTFSGPKTFILVDPAMADHGALYQTYTKKMAEETAELCSAADLIVPNRTESAFLLQEPYEEKPCVRAEIESQLRRLSDLGPRKVVLTGVWFAPALLGAAGFDRDTGKFSYALAPKIQGNYHGTGDLLAASLLAGILNRISFEGALQAAVDFTSLSIRTTWEAGTDPRYGVLFEPLLPQFQKAIGCF; from the coding sequence ATGAAAAAACAACCGCGTGTAGCAGCAATTCATGATCTTTCCGGCTTCGGCCGTTGCTCGTTGAGTATTGTTCTGCCGGTTCTGAGTGCAGCCGGAATTGAGGCCTGTCCGATTCCAACCGCTGTTTTTTCCAGCCATACCGGTGGTTTGCCGGGCGTTTGGCATCAAGATCTCACGGAGGCCATGGAGGGATTTTTAAAGCAGTGGAAACAGCTTGGTTTGACTTTTGATGCAATTTATGTAGGATTCTTAGGCAGTGAAAAACAAATTTCTGTGGTCAAAGAATTTTTGCAGACGTTTTCTGGGCCGAAGACTTTTATATTGGTTGATCCTGCAATGGCAGATCATGGTGCGCTTTATCAGACTTATACGAAAAAAATGGCAGAAGAAACTGCAGAACTTTGTTCTGCTGCGGATTTAATTGTTCCCAATCGCACCGAATCCGCTTTCCTTCTTCAGGAACCCTATGAGGAAAAACCTTGTGTGCGGGCAGAAATTGAATCCCAGTTAAGACGCCTTTCAGATTTGGGACCGCGTAAAGTGGTTTTGACCGGCGTTTGGTTTGCACCGGCACTTTTAGGAGCAGCAGGATTTGACCGTGATACAGGAAAGTTTAGCTATGCACTGGCACCAAAAATTCAGGGGAATTATCACGGAACAGGAGATCTTTTAGCAGCGTCTCTTTTAGCGGGAATTTTAAACCGCATCTCGTTTGAAGGAGCTTTACAGGCAGCAGTCGATTTTACGTCTCTCAGTATTCGTACAACATGGGAAGCAGGAACAGACCCCCGTTATGGAGTTTTGTTCGAACCACTTTTGCCGCAGTTTCAAAAGGCAATCGGCTGTTTTTGA
- the upp gene encoding uracil phosphoribosyltransferase: MDKQVFIMDHPLIQHKLTFLRDKNTGSKEFRQLVSEIAMLECYEATRDLPLEEVDTETPVAVAHTKVIAGRKLAFIPILRAGLGMVEGVLEMVPAAKVGHIGLYRDPKTLQPVEYYSKLPHDIEERDVIVLDPMLATGGSGIDAVTIIKRSNPKSIKFMCIIAAPEGLKAFTEAHPDVQLYCAAVDDHLNDHGYIVPGLGDAGDRIFGTL; encoded by the coding sequence ATGGACAAACAGGTTTTCATCATGGATCATCCGCTGATCCAGCATAAGCTCACATTCTTAAGAGACAAGAATACGGGCTCAAAGGAGTTTCGTCAGTTGGTCAGCGAGATTGCCATGCTGGAGTGCTATGAAGCAACACGGGATCTTCCTCTGGAGGAGGTCGATACAGAGACTCCTGTTGCAGTTGCACATACAAAGGTTATCGCAGGACGTAAACTTGCTTTCATTCCGATTCTGCGTGCAGGTCTTGGAATGGTGGAAGGCGTTCTGGAGATGGTTCCTGCGGCGAAGGTTGGACATATTGGTCTTTATCGTGACCCGAAGACACTGCAGCCGGTAGAATATTACAGCAAACTGCCCCATGATATTGAAGAACGTGATGTCATTGTACTGGATCCCATGCTGGCGACAGGCGGTTCCGGAATTGATGCAGTGACCATTATCAAGCGCAGCAATCCTAAGAGCATTAAATTCATGTGCATTATTGCAGCGCCGGAAGGCCTTAAGGCATTTACCGAAGCACATCCGGATGTGCAGCTTTATTGTGCAGCAGTGGATGATCACCTCAATGATCATGGATATATTGTTCCGGGTCTTGGAGATGCAGGAGACCGTATCTTTGGAACCCTGTAA
- the rpiB gene encoding ribose 5-phosphate isomerase B — MIAIGADHGGFQIKEAVKAYLDSQNIAYQDFGTHSEESVDYPPIAAKVAHAVAGGECEKGILCCGTGIGMSISANKVNGVRASACDNEFCAEMTRRHNNCNCLCMGGRVIDGKKAVELTKIYLETPFEGGRHQRRLDQITAIEQNKL; from the coding sequence ATGATTGCAATCGGAGCTGATCATGGCGGATTTCAGATCAAAGAAGCTGTGAAAGCGTATTTGGACAGTCAAAATATTGCTTATCAGGATTTTGGAACCCACAGTGAAGAAAGTGTGGATTATCCCCCTATTGCCGCAAAGGTAGCGCATGCGGTAGCTGGTGGAGAATGCGAAAAAGGAATCCTCTGCTGCGGAACCGGCATTGGAATGTCAATTTCCGCTAATAAGGTAAATGGTGTTCGTGCCTCTGCATGTGATAATGAGTTTTGTGCAGAGATGACCCGCCGCCATAATAACTGTAACTGCCTTTGCATGGGTGGCCGTGTGATTGACGGGAAAAAAGCGGTAGAACTCACTAAGATTTATTTGGAAACGCCGTTTGAAGGTGGACGCCATCAGCGCCGTTTAGATCAAATTACTGCAATCGAACAGAATAAGCTGTAA
- a CDS encoding penicillin-binding transpeptidase domain-containing protein, translating into MNVTRKRSFILYFIIAAFIGCLGFFLFEYFTSASSWATNPVNKLATAQAGSDSTGRVYDRNGVLLAYSQNGERLYNSDKEIRCSMLHAVGDTEGNISTGVQTAMRSRLTGYNLITGLGTPFGLKTTGDVTLTLDSSLNKTAYELMNGQKGAAMIYNWKTGEILSMVSNPGFDPQNPPQDIGTNAAYDGAYVNKVLSGALTPGSIFKIITTVAASENMPDLDSQSFHCDGSEVIGGSPITCTEVHGDQNFQQALANSCNIAFAHLSINLGANTMTKTAEQLGFNKSFEVDGIPTAKSSFDVSSASENQLGWSGVGQYTDTVNPCHMARILGAIANGGNAVTPHFIKTSGLPDLIGNSGESMMSSTIADRVKAYLRWNVQNYYGDKMFPAGMQVCAKTGTAELGENKQNNGWMVGFSQNDSTPYAFVVVVENTSQYGYQSAGRVASGLMQAATNLKK; encoded by the coding sequence ATGAATGTAACCCGTAAACGTTCTTTTATTTTGTATTTTATTATCGCTGCCTTTATCGGCTGTCTTGGATTTTTTTTATTCGAATATTTTACAAGTGCTTCTTCGTGGGCAACGAATCCTGTCAATAAACTTGCAACAGCACAGGCAGGCAGCGATTCTACCGGGCGTGTTTATGATCGCAATGGGGTATTGCTTGCCTATAGCCAAAATGGGGAGCGCCTTTATAATAGTGACAAAGAAATTCGGTGCAGTATGCTGCATGCAGTAGGAGATACGGAAGGAAATATTTCTACCGGGGTGCAGACTGCCATGCGCAGTCGGTTAACCGGTTATAATCTAATTACTGGTCTTGGCACGCCTTTTGGATTAAAAACGACGGGTGATGTAACGCTTACGCTTGACAGCAGCTTAAATAAAACCGCCTATGAACTTATGAATGGGCAAAAAGGTGCTGCGATGATTTATAACTGGAAGACAGGAGAAATCCTTTCTATGGTGAGTAACCCCGGATTTGATCCACAGAATCCGCCACAGGATATTGGTACAAATGCTGCTTATGATGGCGCTTATGTAAATAAAGTACTTTCAGGTGCTTTGACTCCGGGATCTATTTTTAAGATTATTACGACAGTGGCGGCTAGTGAAAACATGCCGGATTTGGACAGTCAGAGTTTTCATTGCGATGGATCTGAAGTGATTGGAGGATCGCCGATTACTTGTACCGAAGTACATGGAGATCAGAATTTTCAGCAGGCACTTGCCAATAGCTGTAATATTGCATTTGCACATCTGTCTATCAACCTCGGTGCCAATACGATGACAAAAACAGCAGAACAATTGGGATTTAACAAGAGTTTTGAAGTGGATGGGATCCCAACTGCAAAGAGCAGCTTTGATGTTAGTTCTGCCAGCGAAAATCAGCTGGGCTGGTCTGGCGTAGGACAGTATACGGATACCGTGAATCCATGCCATATGGCAAGAATTCTGGGAGCGATTGCGAATGGCGGAAATGCAGTGACACCGCATTTTATCAAGACTTCCGGTCTTCCTGATCTGATTGGCAATTCGGGGGAGTCCATGATGTCCAGTACGATTGCCGATCGTGTAAAAGCCTACTTGCGCTGGAATGTGCAGAATTATTATGGTGATAAGATGTTCCCTGCTGGGATGCAGGTTTGCGCTAAGACTGGTACGGCAGAACTCGGAGAGAATAAACAAAATAACGGCTGGATGGTCGGATTTTCTCAAAATGACAGCACACCGTATGCATTTGTTGTAGTAGTTGAGAATACTTCTCAGTATGGCTATCAGTCAGCTGGACGAGTGGCCAGTGGTTTGATGCAAGCTGCTACAAATTTGAAAAAATGA
- a CDS encoding PaaI family thioesterase — translation MKLTPRQLLDLYLEGRNQPNIHRIYTMMAPHLVSIDEEKQSLILGFPIRDWQLNDMGNLHGGMIFTAMDSTMGTLAGIFAPGHAGPTIQLSIDYVSPMTAGDELQVEAIIDYTGHRVTQTRGIARSAKTGKIIASSHASFLSQGRMED, via the coding sequence ATGAAACTTACTCCCAGACAATTATTGGATCTATATTTGGAGGGAAGAAATCAGCCGAACATTCACCGGATTTATACCATGATGGCACCACATCTTGTCTCAATAGATGAAGAAAAACAAAGCTTGATTTTGGGTTTTCCCATCCGCGATTGGCAGCTAAACGATATGGGCAATCTTCACGGTGGAATGATTTTCACTGCCATGGATTCCACGATGGGGACGCTCGCCGGCATTTTTGCTCCCGGTCATGCAGGCCCTACAATCCAACTGAGTATTGATTATGTCTCCCCGATGACAGCAGGCGATGAGCTTCAGGTAGAAGCGATCATCGATTATACCGGTCATCGGGTCACACAAACCCGTGGAATCGCCCGCAGCGCCAAGACCGGCAAGATTATCGCTTCATCCCACGCTTCCTTCTTAAGTCAAGGACGCATGGAAGATTAA
- the tsaE gene encoding tRNA (adenosine(37)-N6)-threonylcarbamoyltransferase complex ATPase subunit type 1 TsaE: MKPFLSHSPEETEAFGRRIAEQLKGGEVLALFGPMGMGKTAFTRGVCAGLGITSGVCSPTFALVHCYEGRFPVYHFDMYRVDGWDDLSSTGYFDYLESGGVLIIEWSENIEAALPETAVRITIEPGEKENDRIFTIEGL, translated from the coding sequence ATGAAACCCTTTTTAAGTCATTCCCCGGAGGAGACCGAAGCATTTGGACGCCGAATTGCAGAACAATTAAAAGGCGGAGAGGTGCTTGCTCTTTTTGGACCGATGGGAATGGGAAAAACTGCATTTACGCGGGGTGTTTGTGCAGGGCTTGGAATTACAAGCGGTGTTTGCAGCCCCACTTTTGCATTGGTGCATTGTTATGAGGGAAGATTCCCCGTCTATCATTTTGATATGTATCGGGTGGATGGCTGGGACGATCTTTCTTCTACCGGATATTTTGATTATCTCGAGTCGGGTGGTGTGCTGATTATTGAGTGGAGTGAAAATATCGAGGCAGCGCTGCCGGAAACTGCAGTGCGGATTACGATTGAACCCGGAGAAAAAGAGAATGATCGTATTTTTACAATAGAAGGGCTGTGA
- a CDS encoding dockerin type I domain-containing protein, protein MGKECLRKKRKILIGTVLTFILAVVLIGVWQYQIHGAEKTAPTKISDEAAFKQNRMAFPLGSQWVIFSTDGQKTRLALVEDSGKLSKGTTPMELEGSYLFGAVQADKTVFVGFEKDYSLRVEAVSLSSGETCEWSGFLPEDSIKCSDLYFNSEINKMILRYYGKRASILNYELSWGKEPVLMRTHEKPQASIGVPLPDETSEISEPFESSAESSSEVVSSKPESSPSLPISSASPQTNTEDEDYYIFDEPITVSQLKETFNRVRKNKDVEVLTKSGYDVSEGAVVTGDQISFLDSEGQQKTITAVILGDLTGSGRPDSKSLKVFYPALAYDSFNDLQRRAADLDRDGTVTTSDLLLLKKRILYGTVG, encoded by the coding sequence ATGGGAAAAGAGTGTTTGCGAAAAAAGCGAAAGATTTTAATTGGAACGGTATTAACTTTTATATTGGCAGTTGTTTTGATCGGAGTGTGGCAGTATCAGATTCACGGCGCTGAAAAAACGGCACCGACAAAAATTTCAGATGAGGCGGCATTTAAACAAAATCGAATGGCTTTTCCACTTGGCAGTCAATGGGTAATCTTCAGTACAGATGGGCAGAAAACGAGACTTGCTCTTGTGGAGGATTCTGGAAAACTCAGCAAAGGAACAACACCGATGGAATTGGAAGGAAGCTATTTATTTGGTGCCGTTCAGGCTGACAAGACTGTCTTTGTTGGCTTTGAAAAAGATTATTCGCTCAGGGTAGAAGCAGTTTCTCTTTCCTCTGGAGAGACATGCGAATGGAGCGGCTTTTTGCCGGAAGACTCTATAAAGTGCAGTGACCTGTATTTCAATTCCGAAATCAATAAGATGATTTTGCGCTATTATGGAAAGCGTGCATCAATTCTTAACTATGAACTTTCGTGGGGAAAGGAACCAGTGTTGATGAGGACGCATGAGAAACCACAGGCCTCTATAGGAGTTCCTCTTCCGGATGAGACGTCAGAGATTTCTGAACCTTTTGAGAGTTCTGCCGAATCTTCATCCGAGGTGGTCAGCTCTAAACCTGAGTCGAGTCCTTCATTGCCTATTTCTTCAGCAAGCCCACAGACCAATACCGAAGATGAAGATTATTATATTTTTGATGAACCGATTACGGTCAGTCAGTTAAAAGAGACATTTAATCGCGTTAGAAAAAATAAAGATGTGGAAGTTCTTACGAAGTCGGGATATGATGTTTCTGAAGGCGCCGTTGTAACAGGAGATCAAATTTCATTTTTAGACAGCGAAGGGCAACAAAAAACGATAACCGCGGTTATTTTGGGGGATCTGACAGGCTCCGGAAGGCCGGATTCCAAATCGCTCAAAGTATTTTATCCGGCGCTTGCCTATGATTCATTTAACGATCTTCAACGTCGTGCCGCTGACCTGGACAGAGACGGAACGGTGACGACTTCTGATCTTTTGCTTTTAAAGAAGAGAATTCTTTATGGCACAGTCGGATAA
- a CDS encoding HAD family hydrolase, with translation MYKACIFDLDGTLLNTLFSIAEFSNEALEACHYTTIPPEDFRKIVGNGTVIQIERMLNHVKPEGHTKEEAAHLRHIYEFLYASDPCRKIADYPGIKELLKELKVRSFPTAVLSNKPDAWVQKIIANCFPAQTFTVCCGQQDGIPRKPAPDGALKIAEAFHLAPKEILYIGDTNTDMQTGTAAGMDTAGALWGFRDAKELSQNHAVYLVKSPLDLLPIITQT, from the coding sequence ATGTATAAAGCCTGCATCTTTGACTTGGATGGAACCCTTTTAAATACTTTATTTTCTATTGCAGAATTTTCCAATGAAGCACTTGAAGCCTGCCATTACACGACAATTCCTCCGGAAGATTTTCGAAAGATTGTGGGAAACGGCACTGTGATACAAATTGAGCGTATGCTAAACCACGTAAAACCAGAAGGCCATACAAAAGAAGAGGCTGCCCATCTTCGCCATATTTATGAATTCCTCTATGCTTCTGACCCTTGCCGCAAAATTGCAGACTATCCGGGGATCAAAGAACTCCTAAAGGAACTGAAGGTACGTTCCTTTCCGACAGCAGTTCTTTCCAACAAACCAGATGCATGGGTACAAAAAATCATTGCAAACTGTTTTCCAGCGCAGACATTTACAGTTTGCTGCGGCCAGCAAGATGGGATTCCCAGAAAGCCCGCGCCGGACGGTGCGCTCAAAATTGCAGAAGCATTTCACTTAGCCCCCAAAGAAATTCTCTATATCGGCGACACAAACACCGATATGCAAACCGGTACAGCAGCAGGGATGGATACAGCCGGTGCGCTTTGGGGATTTCGTGATGCCAAAGAACTTTCCCAAAATCATGCAGTCTACCTAGTAAAAAGTCCTTTAGATCTTTTACCGATTATCACTCAAACATAA
- a CDS encoding formate--tetrahydrofolate ligase, which yields MLSDIEIAQQTKMQPIAKIAANLGIHEEELEPYGRYKAKLNQSLFDRLQGKTDGKLVLVTAINPTPAGEGKTTTTAGLGEAMAKIGKNAIIALREPSLGPVFGIKGGAAGGGYAQVVPMEDINLHFTGDMHAITAANNLLCAMLDNHMHQGNQLGIDSRRILITRCMDMNDRALRNVVIGLGGKINGVPREDHFCITVASEVMAIFCLAKDLMDLKERLSKILVAYTFDGKPVYAGDLHAEGAMTALLKDAINPNLVQTLENTPAIMHGGPFANIAHGCNSVRATRIALKLADYCITEAGFGSDLGAEKFMDIKCRLGGLHPSCIVLVATDRALKYNGGVPKTDTSKPNLEALKKGIVNLGKHIENMRKYGVPVVVAINRFLTDPEDELSYIEQFCKENGADFALSEVFAKGGEGGRALAEKVVSACEKPSDFHPIYEENLSVEEKIETIAKEIYGADGVSYSKQAKKSLAEIKNLGGDKMPVCIAKTQYSLSDDASLLGRPQGFRITIRDLKISSGAGFVVAYAGDIMTMPGLPKAPAALKIDVAKNGKIEGLF from the coding sequence ATGCTGAGTGACATTGAAATTGCACAGCAAACGAAAATGCAGCCGATTGCAAAAATTGCTGCAAACCTTGGAATTCACGAAGAGGAACTGGAGCCATATGGCCGATATAAAGCCAAGCTCAACCAGTCCCTTTTTGACCGTTTACAGGGAAAAACAGATGGAAAACTGGTTTTGGTAACCGCTATCAACCCGACACCGGCAGGAGAAGGAAAGACAACTACAACGGCAGGTCTTGGGGAAGCAATGGCTAAGATCGGAAAAAATGCGATCATCGCGCTGCGGGAACCGAGTCTGGGCCCGGTTTTTGGAATTAAGGGCGGCGCTGCCGGAGGCGGCTATGCACAAGTTGTACCGATGGAGGATATCAATCTCCATTTTACCGGTGATATGCACGCTATTACTGCGGCCAATAATCTGCTCTGCGCGATGCTGGATAACCATATGCACCAAGGAAATCAGCTTGGAATCGATTCCAGAAGAATCTTGATTACACGCTGCATGGATATGAATGACCGTGCTTTGCGTAATGTTGTGATCGGTTTGGGCGGCAAAATCAACGGCGTTCCGCGCGAAGATCATTTCTGTATTACCGTTGCAAGTGAAGTCATGGCGATTTTCTGTCTGGCAAAAGATTTGATGGATCTCAAGGAGAGACTTTCTAAAATTCTAGTTGCCTATACGTTTGACGGCAAACCGGTTTATGCAGGGGATCTTCATGCCGAAGGGGCAATGACGGCACTTCTTAAAGACGCAATTAACCCCAATCTGGTGCAGACGCTCGAAAATACTCCGGCAATCATGCATGGTGGTCCATTCGCAAATATTGCACACGGCTGCAACAGCGTGCGTGCAACTAGAATTGCATTGAAACTTGCAGATTACTGCATTACAGAGGCAGGATTCGGCAGTGACCTTGGGGCTGAGAAGTTTATGGATATTAAATGCCGTCTTGGGGGGCTTCATCCTTCCTGTATTGTGCTGGTGGCAACCGACCGCGCACTGAAATATAATGGCGGAGTGCCAAAGACAGATACCTCTAAGCCAAATTTGGAAGCACTTAAAAAAGGAATCGTCAACCTTGGCAAGCATATTGAAAACATGAGAAAGTATGGCGTGCCGGTGGTGGTTGCGATCAACCGGTTCCTCACAGATCCGGAGGATGAGCTCTCTTATATTGAGCAGTTCTGTAAAGAGAATGGAGCGGATTTTGCTCTGTCCGAAGTCTTTGCAAAAGGCGGAGAAGGCGGACGAGCTCTGGCAGAAAAGGTGGTTTCTGCCTGTGAAAAGCCTTCTGATTTTCATCCCATTTATGAGGAAAATCTTTCTGTCGAGGAAAAAATTGAGACGATTGCAAAAGAAATCTATGGGGCAGATGGAGTTTCCTATTCTAAGCAGGCGAAAAAGTCTCTTGCGGAGATTAAAAATCTTGGCGGAGACAAAATGCCGGTCTGCATTGCAAAGACGCAGTACAGCCTCTCTGACGACGCGTCTCTGCTGGGACGCCCGCAGGGATTTCGGATTACGATCCGTGATCTGAAGATTTCCAGCGGTGCCGGATTTGTTGTGGCCTATGCGGGGGATATCATGACAATGCCCGGATTGCCGAAAGCACCTGCTGCTTTAAAGATCGATGTTGCAAAAAATGGAAAAATTGAGGGATTGTTCTAA
- a CDS encoding FtsW/RodA/SpoVE family cell cycle protein, protein MEQVLTVLKSVPNLVFFIFRIIIPILSLLVILRCYASMRAGRRREEPVVFLKDAASGVMIPVLYWENSIGRSKSCDIRIPDDTISRDHAVLMRRESGWTIVDTESKSGTFLNGKKIKGSMSVRPGDTIKVGATSLILKRVTDVKPQARPGRHQQAKTPSPAGLLLTTTLIQILLFSQACYGSGELSLLPVLPFVVLLIVEWGLYFYSRRILSRVSFEIETIGFLFSGIGLALLSGQRLELDEGEALPSATTLFHWASMKVTYTQMITMIIGVILFCVMVWFMKDLERTTKWRIPVTVAAVGLLALNLLLAHSTYGSKNWISIGGASIQPSEFVKLAFIFAGAATLDRLQTKRNLAGFIGFSAICMGALFLMKDLGTAVIFFVTFLIISFMRSGSVRTVALAISAAGLGGLLVLQMMPHVASRFDGWRHVWEDTQNVGYQQSRGMSYGAGGGLFGLGIGNGGMGAGTGPMTGKSNMLFAANSDLVFDMVCEELGIVLAIVILIGLILLTFYVRGDVSRSRSTFYSISSCAAAGILLFQAMLNVFGSTDVLPFTGVTLPFISAGGSSMISCWGMLAFLKASDERTYAGRRRGSVPVSQPIREAPEYRPRRAVKGDGD, encoded by the coding sequence TTGGAGCAAGTACTAACCGTACTGAAATCTGTACCCAATCTGGTCTTCTTTATTTTTCGCATTATTATCCCAATTCTGTCACTTTTGGTGATTTTACGCTGTTATGCTTCTATGCGTGCAGGGCGCAGAAGAGAAGAACCGGTAGTCTTTTTGAAAGATGCAGCTTCTGGTGTTATGATACCGGTTCTCTATTGGGAAAACAGCATTGGACGAAGTAAAAGTTGTGATATTCGGATTCCGGATGATACCATCAGTCGGGATCATGCCGTCCTGATGCGTCGGGAATCCGGTTGGACGATTGTAGATACTGAAAGCAAATCCGGTACCTTTTTGAATGGTAAAAAAATCAAGGGATCTATGAGTGTACGTCCCGGAGATACCATTAAAGTGGGTGCAACCTCTTTAATTTTAAAAAGAGTGACCGATGTAAAGCCTCAGGCACGTCCCGGACGTCATCAGCAGGCAAAAACACCATCTCCGGCAGGCTTGCTTCTCACAACAACTTTGATTCAGATCCTGCTTTTTTCGCAGGCCTGCTATGGCTCTGGAGAGCTTTCGTTGCTGCCGGTTTTGCCATTTGTAGTGCTTTTGATTGTAGAATGGGGACTTTATTTTTATTCCCGCAGGATCCTTAGCCGCGTAAGCTTTGAAATTGAAACAATCGGGTTTCTATTTTCTGGAATTGGACTAGCTCTATTGTCCGGACAGCGTTTGGAACTGGATGAGGGAGAAGCTTTGCCGAGCGCTACCACCCTTTTTCATTGGGCCAGTATGAAAGTAACCTATACACAGATGATTACCATGATAATAGGTGTGATTCTTTTCTGTGTTATGGTTTGGTTTATGAAGGATCTGGAACGTACTACAAAGTGGAGAATTCCGGTTACTGTTGCGGCAGTCGGATTGTTGGCGTTGAACCTTTTGCTTGCACATTCTACTTATGGTTCTAAAAACTGGATCAGTATTGGCGGAGCCAGCATTCAGCCCAGCGAATTTGTCAAGCTCGCTTTTATTTTTGCCGGTGCTGCAACACTAGACCGCTTACAGACAAAACGAAATTTGGCTGGATTTATCGGCTTTTCCGCTATCTGCATGGGTGCACTTTTCCTTATGAAAGATTTGGGAACCGCAGTGATCTTTTTTGTGACCTTCTTAATCATTTCTTTTATGCGTTCCGGAAGTGTTCGTACAGTCGCTTTAGCAATTTCTGCTGCCGGCCTTGGGGGATTGCTCGTTTTGCAGATGATGCCTCATGTTGCCAGTCGTTTTGACGGTTGGAGACATGTTTGGGAGGATACTCAGAATGTCGGATATCAGCAGTCCCGCGGAATGAGCTATGGTGCTGGCGGAGGGCTTTTCGGTCTGGGGATCGGAAACGGCGGAATGGGTGCTGGTACCGGGCCTATGACCGGAAAATCCAATATGCTTTTTGCTGCCAACAGTGACCTAGTTTTTGACATGGTCTGTGAAGAACTTGGAATCGTTTTGGCGATTGTCATTTTGATCGGTTTGATTTTATTGACTTTTTATGTGCGTGGAGATGTCAGCCGCAGCCGCAGTACTTTTTATTCAATTTCTTCTTGTGCGGCGGCTGGAATACTTTTGTTTCAGGCGATGCTGAATGTTTTTGGCAGTACAGATGTTTTGCCGTTTACCGGTGTAACGCTGCCTTTTATCAGCGCAGGCGGCAGCAGCATGATCAGCTGTTGGGGAATGCTTGCGTTTTTAAAGGCAAGTGATGAGCGTACTTATGCAGGTCGCCGTCGGGGCAGTGTCCCGGTTTCGCAGCCTATTAGAGAAGCGCCGGAATATCGGCCGCGCAGAGCGGTGAAGGGAGACGGTGATTAA